A portion of the uncultured Draconibacterium sp. genome contains these proteins:
- a CDS encoding BatD family protein: MMKKLVIYIFLICAAVAARAEQTRFTMSAPSAVEMGQQFRLSFQLNDRGTNLQLPPGLSDNFQILMGPSTGQSTSIQTINGKTTSEVTYSYTYILRAKAEGTFEIRPGSIEVNGKVFESNSLSIQVVKAQAQPNQSQGGGTQQDQGTAQNVELDKDNLFVRVDLSKRNVFRGEQIIATVKLYVNPNVPVHGFDEVNLPTYEGFYTQDIDIPQQINFTREVYNDKIYQVGILKKTILFPQQNGRLTIEPFSMALLIRQRVKARSFFDDFFDNYRTVKARVTSDAVSVNVKDLPTEPANFMGGVGNFNVSSEISSTNVTTNDAVTLTMKISGNGNIRLVRSPELDLPSDFEVYDPRATDNVQANDNGVSGNKTIEYLFQPRFEGDYEIPPIKFAYFNPSTGKYVTKSTDAYTLHVEKGTEEQSTTVISSRRKEDLQLIGQDIRFIKSGKPMLQVKGHTFYGSTIFYLIYLISAVLFVVLYFVYRKKARENANIALVRNKKANRVAVKRLKAAAGYMKQNNNEAFHEAILKAFWGYLSDKLGIPVADLNRENAVAKLTDRNVAEEVIKDFEEVVDQCEFARYAPVGGSEARHDLYKKAETTMSRFEKQIKR, encoded by the coding sequence ATGATGAAGAAACTGGTAATATATATTTTTCTTATTTGCGCGGCGGTTGCAGCCCGGGCCGAACAAACCCGTTTTACCATGTCGGCACCAAGCGCCGTTGAAATGGGACAACAATTCAGGCTGAGCTTCCAATTGAACGACAGGGGTACAAACTTGCAGCTTCCTCCGGGATTAAGCGATAATTTCCAAATATTAATGGGGCCGAGTACCGGGCAGTCAACCAGTATTCAAACCATTAACGGGAAAACGACTTCGGAAGTAACTTATTCGTACACCTATATTTTGCGGGCCAAAGCAGAAGGAACTTTCGAAATCCGCCCGGGATCGATAGAAGTAAACGGAAAGGTTTTTGAATCCAATTCCCTGTCTATCCAGGTGGTGAAAGCACAGGCGCAACCCAACCAGTCGCAGGGAGGCGGAACGCAACAAGATCAAGGCACAGCGCAAAATGTAGAGCTCGACAAAGACAACCTGTTTGTGCGCGTTGATTTAAGCAAACGAAACGTTTTCCGTGGAGAGCAAATTATTGCCACCGTAAAATTGTATGTAAATCCGAATGTTCCGGTGCATGGTTTTGACGAGGTAAACCTGCCCACGTACGAGGGTTTTTACACCCAGGATATCGATATTCCGCAGCAGATAAATTTCACCCGCGAGGTATACAACGATAAAATTTACCAGGTTGGAATACTGAAAAAGACGATTCTTTTCCCGCAGCAAAACGGACGATTGACAATCGAGCCATTCAGCATGGCACTGTTGATCCGCCAGCGGGTAAAGGCACGTAGTTTTTTCGATGACTTTTTCGACAATTACCGAACCGTAAAAGCACGCGTTACCAGCGATGCTGTTTCGGTGAATGTAAAAGATCTTCCAACCGAACCGGCCAATTTTATGGGCGGCGTGGGTAACTTTAATGTATCGTCAGAAATCAGCAGTACCAATGTAACCACCAACGATGCGGTTACGCTTACCATGAAAATTTCGGGTAACGGTAATATTCGTTTGGTGCGTTCTCCGGAACTGGATCTGCCTAGCGATTTTGAAGTTTACGACCCGCGTGCAACCGATAACGTACAAGCCAACGACAATGGCGTTTCGGGGAATAAAACTATTGAATACCTGTTTCAGCCACGTTTTGAAGGCGACTATGAAATTCCGCCGATCAAGTTTGCCTACTTCAATCCTTCAACAGGAAAATATGTAACCAAATCAACCGATGCTTACACGCTGCATGTTGAAAAAGGTACAGAAGAGCAATCAACCACTGTGATCAGTTCGCGACGTAAAGAAGACTTGCAATTGATCGGACAGGATATCCGCTTCATTAAATCAGGTAAGCCAATGTTGCAGGTAAAAGGACATACCTTCTACGGAAGTACCATCTTTTATTTGATCTACCTGATTAGTGCCGTTCTCTTTGTGGTGCTGTATTTCGTGTACCGCAAAAAAGCCCGCGAAAATGCCAACATTGCACTGGTAAGAAATAAAAAGGCCAACCGCGTTGCTGTAAAACGTTTGAAAGCGGCTGCCGGTTATATGAAACAAAACAACAACGAAGCATTCCACGAAGCGATTCTAAAAGCTTTCTGGGGCTACCTGAGCGACAAACTGGGAATTCCGGTTGCGGACCTGAACCGTGAAAATGCAGTGGCAAAACTCACCGACCGCAATGTTGCCGAAGAAGTAATTAAAGACTTTGAAGAAGTTGTTGACCAGTGCGAATTTGCACGCTACGCTCCGGTGGGAGGATCAGAAGCACGTCATGATTTGTATAAGAAGGCTGAGACGACAATGAGCCGTTTTGAAAAACAAATTAAACGCTAG
- a CDS encoding phytoene/squalene synthase family protein: MRLYNACSIKISKVVTSNYSTSFSYATSLLSKEHRDAIYSIYGFVRLADEIVDTFHDNDKAYLLNKFEEDFRDAMKRGISLNPVLQAFQYTVKKYNISLDHVDAFLTSMRYDLEKKEYKTKLEANQYIYGSADVVGLMCLKVFCDGDQKKFDELVTPAMKLGSAFQKVNFLRDLREDTETLGRNYFAELNSKEFCDEEKKRIIKDIEADFETAYEGIRKLPGKSKLAVLVAYNYYRLLLNKLKRTPASVIMQNRVRVPNYKKMLIMVKAKTLYNLRLV, encoded by the coding sequence ATGAGACTTTACAACGCCTGTTCAATAAAAATCTCGAAAGTTGTAACATCAAATTACAGCACGTCTTTTTCATATGCAACGAGTTTATTGAGTAAAGAACATCGCGATGCTATTTACAGCATTTACGGTTTTGTTCGTTTAGCCGATGAAATTGTCGACACATTTCACGATAACGATAAAGCCTACCTGCTCAATAAATTCGAAGAAGATTTTAGAGATGCCATGAAACGGGGTATCAGTCTAAATCCGGTTCTTCAGGCTTTCCAATACACGGTAAAAAAATATAATATCTCGCTTGATCATGTTGATGCTTTTCTCACCAGCATGCGATACGACCTGGAAAAAAAAGAATACAAAACAAAACTGGAAGCCAACCAGTATATTTACGGTTCGGCCGATGTGGTTGGTTTAATGTGTTTGAAAGTATTTTGTGATGGTGATCAGAAAAAATTTGACGAGTTGGTGACACCTGCCATGAAACTCGGTTCTGCTTTTCAGAAAGTAAACTTTTTGAGAGACCTGCGTGAAGACACAGAAACTTTGGGTCGGAATTATTTCGCGGAACTGAACAGTAAAGAATTTTGCGATGAAGAAAAAAAACGCATCATAAAAGATATTGAAGCCGATTTTGAAACCGCCTACGAAGGCATAAGAAAACTACCCGGAAAATCGAAACTGGCCGTGTTAGTGGCCTATAATTATTATCGTTTACTGTTAAACAAATTAAAGCGAACGCCGGCTTCAGTTATTATGCAAAACCGCGTACGAGTACCCAACTATAAAAAAATGCTGATCATGGTAAAAGCAAAAACACTTTATAATCTTAGATTGGTATGA
- a CDS encoding VWA domain-containing protein gives MEMFRFANIEYLWGLLLIPLLALFFAWSRISRRRALKKFGQQEILGQLMPYSSGNRPVVKFIILMLALAFFVVGIARPQFGSKLKTEKREGVELMIALDVSNSMMAEDIQPNRLERAKRAISRLVDRLKDDKIGLIVFAGDAYTQLPITTDYNSAKLFLNSVNTQIVPKQGTAIGAAIDLARKSFTPNGEANKAIVIITDGENHEDDALASAKAALDEGAIVHTIGMGLPSGSPIPVFRNGQTDYLKDRDGNVVVTKLNEQMLEQIAATGGGIYVRANNAQVGLNALFDEINKMEKQEMETRTYSEYDDQFQYFFAVGLFLLLLEFVILERKNKYLKRIKLFG, from the coding sequence ATGGAAATGTTTAGGTTTGCAAATATCGAATACTTATGGGGATTGTTACTAATTCCGCTGCTGGCACTGTTTTTTGCCTGGTCGCGAATCTCGCGCCGCCGTGCATTAAAAAAGTTTGGTCAGCAGGAAATCCTTGGGCAACTGATGCCCTACAGTTCAGGCAACCGCCCCGTTGTTAAGTTTATCATTCTGATGCTGGCACTGGCATTCTTTGTTGTCGGTATTGCCCGCCCCCAGTTCGGATCGAAATTAAAAACTGAAAAACGCGAAGGTGTGGAGCTCATGATCGCGCTGGACGTGTCGAACAGTATGATGGCCGAAGATATTCAGCCCAACCGTTTAGAACGGGCGAAAAGAGCAATTTCACGACTGGTAGACCGTTTGAAAGACGACAAGATCGGATTGATCGTTTTTGCCGGCGATGCTTACACGCAGCTGCCAATTACCACCGATTACAATTCGGCAAAACTGTTTTTGAATTCGGTGAACACGCAAATCGTTCCTAAGCAGGGAACGGCAATCGGAGCAGCCATCGATTTGGCACGAAAATCGTTTACTCCAAACGGCGAAGCCAACAAAGCGATTGTAATTATTACCGACGGTGAAAACCACGAAGACGACGCATTGGCATCAGCCAAAGCAGCTTTGGATGAAGGCGCTATTGTACATACCATTGGAATGGGATTGCCTTCGGGTTCGCCAATTCCGGTTTTTCGCAACGGACAAACCGATTATTTGAAAGACCGCGACGGGAATGTGGTGGTAACAAAGTTGAATGAACAAATGCTGGAGCAAATTGCTGCTACCGGTGGAGGAATTTATGTACGTGCAAACAATGCACAGGTGGGATTAAATGCCCTGTTCGACGAAATAAATAAAATGGAAAAACAGGAAATGGAAACGCGCACTTATTCGGAGTACGACGACCAGTTCCAGTATTTCTTTGCAGTGGGATTGTTTTTGCTGTTACTGGAATTTGTAATTCTTGAACGCAAAAACAAGTATTTGAAGCGGATAAAATTGTTTGGATAG
- a CDS encoding tetratricopeptide repeat protein, whose product MKKIILFILLIAPFFVFAQETNEQLWEKANAYYTTEEYQQAVSAYEQILATGEESAKVYFNLGNAYFKTGDINNAILNYERAKVLAPHDEDIAFNLQVANQYVVTQIEELPKPFFLRWKDSIINKYPADTWAYISIVSFVLFLLLLGGFFFSKTVAVKRLSFWIGIFAILLSGFAVSHAAQQKARINNRNTAIVFCPRVTVKSSPSETGTDLFLIYEGLKLEITDQLDSWTEIKLADGNQGWLPDSCIVRI is encoded by the coding sequence ATGAAAAAGATTATATTATTCATACTACTTATAGCTCCGTTTTTTGTGTTTGCACAGGAAACAAATGAGCAACTTTGGGAAAAAGCCAACGCTTATTACACCACCGAAGAATACCAGCAGGCTGTTTCTGCTTACGAGCAGATTTTAGCCACAGGAGAAGAGTCGGCAAAGGTGTATTTCAACCTCGGAAATGCCTATTTTAAAACCGGCGACATCAACAACGCCATTTTAAATTACGAGCGCGCCAAAGTACTGGCTCCGCACGATGAAGACATCGCATTCAACCTTCAGGTAGCGAACCAGTATGTTGTAACTCAAATTGAAGAATTGCCAAAGCCCTTTTTCCTGCGCTGGAAAGATTCGATTATTAATAAATACCCGGCCGATACCTGGGCATACATCAGCATTGTGTCGTTTGTATTGTTCCTGTTACTGCTTGGCGGCTTTTTCTTTAGCAAAACAGTTGCCGTAAAACGCCTTTCTTTTTGGATTGGTATTTTCGCCATTCTGCTGTCAGGTTTTGCGGTTTCTCACGCAGCACAGCAAAAAGCCAGGATCAATAACCGGAATACCGCCATCGTTTTCTGCCCGCGCGTTACGGTAAAAAGTTCGCCAAGCGAAACCGGTACCGATCTGTTTCTGATTTATGAAGGATTAAAACTGGAAATTACCGATCAGCTGGACAGCTGGACCGAAATAAAACTGGCCGACGGTAACCAGGGATGGCTGCCCGATTCTTGTATTGTCAGAATATAG
- the idi gene encoding isopentenyl-diphosphate Delta-isomerase, which translates to MKNNNKIEKVILVDQNDNVLGEMEKLEAHVKGLLHRAISVFIINSKGEWLIHQRALNKYHSNGLWTNTCCSHPYPEEASIDAANRRLMEEMGMQASLQEIFDFTYKEELDNQLTEHELDRVFIGFSDELPKPNANEVLSWKYVDYEELKKDVKNNPENYTVWFKKIYERVEEHLNVKT; encoded by the coding sequence ATGAAGAACAACAACAAAATAGAAAAGGTAATTCTGGTTGACCAAAACGACAATGTACTTGGCGAAATGGAAAAGTTGGAGGCGCACGTGAAAGGCCTGCTGCACCGCGCTATTTCTGTGTTCATCATTAATTCGAAAGGCGAATGGCTTATCCATCAGCGGGCTTTAAATAAGTATCATTCAAACGGGTTGTGGACCAACACCTGTTGCAGTCACCCTTATCCGGAAGAAGCCAGTATCGACGCGGCAAACCGCCGGTTGATGGAAGAAATGGGGATGCAAGCTTCGTTACAGGAAATTTTTGATTTTACCTACAAAGAAGAGTTAGATAATCAGCTAACCGAACACGAGCTCGACCGTGTTTTTATTGGTTTTAGCGATGAATTGCCAAAGCCAAATGCCAATGAGGTTTTAAGTTGGAAATATGTCGACTATGAAGAATTAAAAAAGGACGTAAAGAACAATCCGGAGAACTACACCGTTTGGTTTAAAAAGATATACGAACGCGTTGAAGAACATTTAAACGTAAAAACGTGA
- a CDS encoding carotenoid biosynthesis protein gives MIGTKNIANTIHANYRYFVLFLIIFYAVGFAGLSVPATRSFFVHLTPFALILSSLIVGLFHSKFSAKTIVVFIFIYAASFIIELIGVNTGSIFGSYTYGHGLGVKLFNTPLIIGLNWLLLVYVSNSVIELTTWNPVVKVFGASFLLLIYDVLLEQVAPQLAMWSFSKSAIPVQNYVAWFLLALLFSLVINLLKINTKNRIAPVVFGIQALFFAALLLTLN, from the coding sequence ATGATTGGCACAAAAAACATAGCAAATACAATCCACGCAAATTACAGATACTTTGTTCTGTTTCTAATCATTTTCTATGCCGTAGGATTTGCCGGACTTTCAGTTCCGGCTACCCGCTCGTTTTTTGTGCATTTAACGCCATTTGCATTAATACTGAGTAGTTTGATCGTTGGTTTGTTTCACAGCAAATTTTCCGCTAAAACAATAGTGGTCTTTATATTCATTTACGCAGCAAGTTTTATTATTGAACTGATTGGTGTAAATACCGGAAGTATTTTTGGCAGTTACACTTACGGACACGGATTAGGCGTAAAACTATTTAACACGCCGCTTATTATTGGGTTAAACTGGCTGCTGCTTGTTTATGTGTCGAACTCGGTAATAGAACTAACCACCTGGAACCCGGTAGTAAAGGTTTTTGGAGCATCGTTTTTACTGTTGATTTACGATGTGTTGCTGGAACAAGTGGCACCACAATTAGCCATGTGGAGCTTTAGCAAATCAGCAATTCCGGTGCAAAACTATGTGGCTTGGTTTCTTTTAGCATTGCTTTTTTCACTGGTTATCAATTTGTTGAAAATAAATACAAAAAACCGGATCGCTCCGGTGGTTTTTGGCATTCAGGCTTTATTTTTTGCCGCCTTACTTTTAACTT
- a CDS encoding VWA domain-containing protein has translation MFEGLTFKNPELFHILWILIPMVAWYIFRQKKNTASIQVSSTASVIKAPRTIRHYLRHLVFLCLLIAISFFVVVLARPQSSRNWEQSETEGIDIVIALDISSSMLAQDFSPDRLEAAKNVAMEFISGREYDRMGLVVFAGEAFTQCPLTTDRAVLLNLFKDIESGMIEDGTAIGNGLATSVARLKDSEAISRVVILLTDGENNRGEVAPVTAAEIAKTFGIRVYTVGVGSIGTAPYPVQTQFGIQLRDMPVKIDEETLQEISSLTDGRYFRATSNTKLEEIYKEIDALEKSKIEVREFSRKSEEFMPFALLGALFLIVSLFLRLTIFRSIP, from the coding sequence ATGTTTGAAGGATTGACATTTAAAAACCCTGAGCTATTTCACATCCTGTGGATATTGATTCCCATGGTGGCGTGGTATATTTTCAGGCAGAAAAAAAATACCGCAAGCATCCAGGTTTCATCCACTGCTTCGGTAATAAAAGCCCCAAGAACCATCAGGCATTATTTGCGTCACCTGGTGTTTTTATGCCTGCTAATCGCCATCAGTTTTTTTGTGGTTGTTCTGGCTCGTCCACAATCATCTAGAAACTGGGAACAAAGCGAAACAGAAGGTATCGACATCGTTATTGCGCTTGATATTTCGAGTTCGATGCTGGCACAGGATTTCAGCCCAGATCGTTTGGAAGCTGCTAAAAATGTAGCTATGGAATTCATCTCTGGGCGTGAATACGACCGCATGGGACTTGTGGTTTTTGCCGGCGAAGCTTTTACGCAATGTCCGCTTACAACCGACCGCGCCGTGTTGCTCAACCTGTTTAAAGATATTGAAAGTGGCATGATAGAAGATGGAACAGCTATCGGAAACGGACTGGCCACTTCGGTTGCGCGCCTGAAAGACAGCGAAGCCATCAGCCGCGTGGTTATTCTGCTTACCGACGGTGAAAACAACCGCGGAGAAGTTGCTCCGGTAACTGCCGCCGAAATTGCCAAAACATTTGGTATTCGTGTGTATACGGTTGGAGTGGGAAGCATTGGAACGGCACCCTACCCCGTTCAAACACAGTTTGGCATTCAGTTGCGCGATATGCCGGTGAAGATTGACGAAGAAACCCTGCAGGAAATATCGTCGCTTACTGACGGACGTTATTTCAGGGCAACCAGCAATACCAAGCTGGAAGAGATTTATAAAGAGATTGACGCATTGGAAAAGTCGAAAATAGAAGTGCGCGAATTTAGCCGCAAGTCGGAAGAATTTATGCCTTTTGCCCTGCTTGGGGCACTGTTTTTGATTGTGAGTTTATTCCTGCGTTTAACGATATTCAGAAGTATCCCATAA
- a CDS encoding DUF58 domain-containing protein, whose amino-acid sequence METTDLLKKVRKIEIKTRGLSRNIFAGEYHSAFKGRGMAFSEVREYQFGDDIRNIDWNVTARYSHPYVKIFEEERELTVMLLIDVSGSREFGSFEKLKKNVITELSAVLSFSAIQNNDKIGVIFFSDKIEKFIPPKKGKSHILRIIRELIDFHPESNGTDITEAVRYMTNAIKKRCTAFIISDFMDDNKDLEIALSIANNKHDMVALNIYDERETELPSIGMIKLKDAEKGNYVWVDSSSRKTRKLYADWWIKHMGRLDVMFKKSGVDYVSINTNEDYVKSLMTLFKKRALK is encoded by the coding sequence AAAACACGTGGTTTGTCGCGCAATATTTTTGCCGGCGAGTACCACAGTGCTTTTAAAGGGCGCGGTATGGCTTTCTCGGAAGTGCGCGAATACCAGTTTGGCGACGACATTCGTAACATCGATTGGAATGTTACTGCCCGCTACAGTCACCCCTACGTAAAAATATTTGAAGAGGAACGCGAGCTCACCGTGATGTTGCTGATCGACGTAAGTGGATCGCGCGAATTTGGTTCGTTTGAAAAGCTGAAGAAAAATGTAATTACAGAACTGTCTGCTGTGCTTTCGTTTTCGGCGATTCAAAACAACGACAAAATCGGGGTGATATTCTTTTCGGATAAGATCGAGAAATTCATTCCGCCGAAAAAAGGAAAAAGTCACATCCTGCGAATCATTCGCGAGTTGATCGACTTTCACCCCGAAAGTAACGGCACCGACATTACCGAAGCTGTTCGTTACATGACAAACGCCATTAAAAAGCGCTGTACAGCCTTTATTATTTCCGACTTTATGGACGATAACAAAGACCTGGAAATAGCTCTTTCTATAGCGAACAACAAGCACGACATGGTGGCGCTGAACATATACGACGAGCGCGAAACAGAACTGCCATCTATCGGAATGATAAAGCTGAAAGATGCTGAAAAAGGCAATTACGTTTGGGTGGACAGCAGTTCTCGCAAAACGCGTAAACTTTATGCCGACTGGTGGATAAAACACATGGGCCGGCTGGATGTGATGTTCAAAAAAAGCGGTGTTGATTATGTATCGATAAACACCAACGAAGACTATGTAAAATCGTTAATGACCTTGTTTAAAAAACGGGCATTAAAATAG
- a CDS encoding sterol desaturase family protein — MNILIAIAAFCFMEFVAWSNHKFVMHGFLWKWHRDHHVNDHKKNASQTELYKPGFEKNDYFFLVYAIPAIVVLIVGFFFHISALIALGIGISLYGLTYFAIHDVMIHQRLNIPFLTHTKNKYLKAVREAHLAHHRGKNIRDFDNYGLLIFQFRFLKK; from the coding sequence GTGAATATACTAATTGCCATAGCAGCCTTTTGTTTTATGGAGTTCGTAGCCTGGTCGAACCATAAATTTGTTATGCATGGTTTTTTGTGGAAATGGCACCGCGATCATCATGTGAACGACCACAAAAAGAACGCCTCGCAAACTGAGTTGTATAAACCCGGTTTTGAAAAAAACGACTATTTTTTTCTCGTTTATGCCATTCCTGCAATCGTTGTCCTCATCGTTGGTTTCTTCTTTCATATTTCAGCGCTAATTGCACTGGGAATTGGCATAAGTTTATACGGCCTCACCTATTTTGCCATTCACGATGTAATGATACACCAACGACTGAACATTCCGTTTTTAACCCATACAAAAAACAAATACCTCAAAGCAGTGCGCGAGGCACACCTGGCACACCATCGGGGAAAGAACATTCGTGATTTCGATAATTATGGATTACTGATTTTTCAATTTCGTTTTTTAAAGAAATAA
- a CDS encoding lycopene cyclase domain-containing protein, with protein MSLYFILLTASGAVPLLLSFDKRLQFYKQWKYVFSSIFLVALVYILFDVNFTNRGIWGFNPEYLSGSYLFTLPLEEILFFIVIPYASIFLHESIREYFPQLELKDKWNRALVLSLIFLCVLLIIFNTDKTYTFYIAAKLAVALLLSLILKSRITHSFFITFIVILIPFLIVNGILTGSYIDGEVVWYNNNENLGIRIFTIPVEDFAYAFSMILYNMLLIEQLKKFAKK; from the coding sequence ATGTCATTGTACTTTATACTACTTACGGCTTCCGGCGCAGTGCCTCTACTGCTGAGTTTCGATAAACGACTGCAGTTCTACAAACAATGGAAATATGTTTTTTCTTCCATTTTTTTGGTTGCCCTGGTGTATATACTTTTTGATGTGAATTTTACCAATCGTGGAATTTGGGGATTCAATCCTGAATATTTATCGGGCAGCTATTTATTTACATTGCCACTCGAAGAAATCCTGTTTTTTATAGTAATTCCTTATGCCAGCATATTTTTACATGAATCCATCCGCGAATATTTCCCGCAACTGGAGCTAAAAGACAAATGGAATCGCGCACTGGTTCTTTCGCTCATTTTCCTGTGTGTTTTACTGATCATTTTCAATACCGATAAAACCTACACTTTTTACATTGCGGCAAAACTTGCTGTTGCCCTGTTGCTTTCCCTGATTTTGAAAAGCAGAATAACCCATTCATTCTTTATCACGTTCATAGTAATTCTGATTCCCTTTTTAATTGTAAACGGAATTTTAACCGGATCGTATATCGACGGAGAAGTGGTGTGGTACAACAACAACGAGAACCTGGGAATACGGATTTTTACCATTCCCGTTGAAGATTTTGCCTACGCGTTCAGCATGATTTTATACAATATGTTGCTAATTGAACAGTTAAAGAAATTCGCTAAAAAATGA
- a CDS encoding tetratricopeptide repeat protein: MKKTIILSLFIVISVTVFGQNERKFVRNGNKLFMEAVRDTMKVDTVKYSNAETEYRKALEKRPEDLKWNYNLADALYKQQKFEDAEVKFSELAEKMEEPVERARVNHNLGNTQLMQEKLDESIESYKKALRENPDDLETKYNLAYAQMLKKKKEQQQQQNKDQNKDQNKDNKDQNKDQNKDKNDQNKDNQDQNKDQNKDQQDQNKDQNKQDQNQNQNKDQNKDQQQKQQPQQNKISKQDAEQLLQALQNDERDIQDKVKKAKAAKAKRTRSEKEW; the protein is encoded by the coding sequence ATGAAGAAGACAATCATATTATCATTATTTATAGTCATTTCGGTAACCGTTTTCGGGCAAAACGAACGAAAATTTGTACGTAACGGGAACAAACTTTTCATGGAAGCCGTGCGCGATACTATGAAAGTTGACACCGTAAAATACAGTAATGCAGAAACCGAATACCGCAAGGCGCTGGAAAAACGCCCTGAAGATTTGAAGTGGAACTACAACCTGGCCGATGCATTGTACAAACAACAAAAGTTTGAAGATGCAGAGGTTAAATTCAGCGAACTAGCCGAGAAAATGGAAGAGCCGGTTGAGCGTGCCCGCGTTAATCACAACCTGGGAAATACGCAACTGATGCAAGAGAAACTGGATGAAAGTATTGAGTCGTACAAAAAAGCGCTGCGTGAAAATCCTGATGATCTGGAAACCAAATACAATCTGGCCTATGCACAAATGCTGAAAAAGAAAAAAGAACAGCAACAGCAGCAAAATAAAGATCAGAACAAGGATCAGAATAAAGACAACAAGGACCAGAACAAAGATCAAAATAAGGATAAAAACGATCAGAATAAGGATAACCAGGACCAAAACAAAGATCAGAACAAGGATCAGCAGGATCAGAATAAAGATCAAAACAAGCAGGATCAGAACCAAAATCAGAACAAGGACCAAAATAAAGACCAGCAGCAAAAACAACAACCTCAGCAAAATAAAATTTCGAAACAGGATGCTGAGCAACTGTTGCAGGCTTTGCAAAACGACGAACGCGACATTCAGGATAAGGTGAAAAAAGCGAAAGCTGCCAAAGCCAAACGTACGCGTTCGGAAAAAGAATGGTAA